Below is a window of Pirellulales bacterium DNA.
GGCTCGACGATCGACGGGATACTGTAGCCGCCAGAGCCCATTCGCGAGCAATCGATCTCGTCGCCCTTATCGATGAGCGTGATCGGGCCGACCATGTCACCACGCTTCTCGGCGTACAGGTGCAACTCCTCGCGTAACGCGTCGATCGCCACTTCCACGTCTTCGATGATCGTGTCCGACTCGGACTGCTCGTCAAACGTCTCTTCCTTGACTCCTTCGATCGTATGCTTATTGAGGTAAAACAAACCTCGCAGGCTGGTGGTCTTGCCCTGGTCAATCAGCTGCTTACAGCCGCTGGCCACGAGCATGGTCTGCATGTAGGCCTTGGCCTGCGACAGGTTGAACAGCTGGCGGCGGTTCGTGTTCGAACCCATCTCGAGGAATCGCTTGCTCTTGTTGTACCTGACGTTCGACAGCGCGCGAGCCGGGATATCGAGATGCGGATCGCGTTTGCGCTCGGCACTCTGGGCGACGACGTCTGCCATGCCAACCAGTTGGCCCATGGTCTTCTTGTCGCGCTCGTTCAGTGATACCGACTTGGCGGTGGTCGTAGCGCCGGCGGTGCGGCGAGCGGGGCGTTTGGCCATATTGATGGATGCGTTAGGGCAAAGGGGTTATTTGCGTTTCTTCGGTTTGTCAGACGCAGCGGCAGGGCCGTCGGCCGGAGCTGCGGCGGCTGGCGGTGCGGCCGGCGTGGCGCCAGCCGTCAGTCCCTTCGGTTCTACGATCAGCACGTTCGCGCCGAAATCTTCTTCCTGGTCCTCGACAACCGCCTTACCGCGCTCGTCGAGCGTTACGTCGGCCTCGGCGGTTTTCTTCTTCGCCACGGCCACCAGTTGTTCGTAAAGGGTCTGTTTGTCCGCGCCGTTAATCGTTTCGACAGCCTGGGCGACCTCGCCCAGATAACGGAGGAAAATGTTGCGGCGCTCGCCCTCTTGCTTTACCCGCAGGCGCCGGCGCATGTACATGCCAAGCTTGCGGCCGACGGATTGCAGCGCCAGCCGCAGCTCTTTCTGAATTTCGGGATAGCCGGCCACGGCCTCTTTCGACTCGCTCGTAAAAGGAACCCATACGCTGGCCATGTGAATCATCACCGTCACAGGGCCCGATGGGAGCGAGCCGCGCGACTGACTCAGCCCATAACTTCGCCAGTTCATTTGCAAAATTGACTGCGTAATGGCGCAGGCTGCCGGCTGAAATTGTAACGGGACGCGATTTGCGTAACGCAGCACGTTCATGGTCTGGCCGTCTTCGACGTTCACGCTGCGCAATGTCTCGTGCAGGTGGGCAATGTCCTTGGCTTTGAGTTTGCCCGGCGTGACACGCGTTCCCAGTCCGGCCTCGGCCAGCGTGCGATCGGCCGCATCGGCGCCAAAGCCACTGAACGTGTTGATCAGAAACTGTCGTAGCGTGCGGGCGTCGCTTTCGGCCAATAGCTCCGTGAGCGTTTCCAGCGGCACCTTTTGGGCGGTAGACGCGCCGCCATAGGCCAGACCGACTTCGATCTGAAACGGGTTGCCGCGGTACACCGCCGGTGGGCGAGTAAAGGCCACATAGAACTCGGCTGGCACCACGTGGTGCAGCCCCTTCAACAGCCGGTCTTCGCCGATCGGCGACAAACAATCCGTCGCCGGCGCGCTGATTTTTGTTTGCTGGATCGCCTGGAAGAGCGAATCGGATTCGTGCCGGCCGATCTTGTGGGGATGCGCGCGGACAGACACCTTGGCTGTTTCGCAAATCTTGCGCGCCACGCTGGAACTGACGCGCGAAAAGCTGCCAGTCAGAAATTGCGACAGCGTGGGCACCTTTGTGTCCTTGAGCATCGTGCCCAGCATCCCCAGCTCGATGCCATAGGGATGCGGCTTGATCTCTTTCGGCTCGACCGGCAGCGCTTCGGACGAACGTACATAATCGTGCGACTGCCCTTCAGGGTCGAGGTAATGCAGCGTCGCGTGCGGGTTCGAGATGGCCGTCTGTTCCAGGTAATCGTCAACGCTGCCGCGGCCGCGCGTGTAGCGAGCCTCGAGCTCGATCGTGACCCGCGTGCCGTTGTCCTGCTCGATCCACTCGATGCCGTGCTTCTCGATGACCTTCTTGCCGGTCTCGCCAGGCGGAATGTCGACACCTTCGCCCTTGCCGTTGAGAATCTCGGGCTTGTTCTTCTTGGTATCGATCTGAATCTCGAAATAGTGGGCCGGCTTGCGCTGAGAAACCTTCGAGATGATCTTCACCGGCTTACCGGTGGTCAGCACGCCGTACATGCCGGCGGCACTAATGCCAATGCCTTGCTGGCCGCGGCTCATGCGGAGGCGATGAAACTTCGAGCCGTACAGCAGCTTGCCGAAAATATTGGCGATCTGCGCCTTCAAAATACCCGGCCCGTTGTCCTGAATGCCGACCTTGAATCGCGTGGGGCCGGTTTGCTCGATATGGACCCAAACCTCGGGCAGGATGCCGGCTTCTTCGCAGGCATCCAGCGAGTTATCCACGGCCTCTTTGACCGTAGTGAGCAGGGCTTTGCGGGGGTTGTCGAAACCCAGCAGATGCCGATTCTTGGCGAAGAACTCGCTCACCGAGATATCGCGCTGGCTGGCGGCCATCGACTCGGCCGTGGCCCGGCGGCGCCCTCCGGCCGGTTTGGCCGCGCGGCCGTTCGACGTGGGTGCCTCGGCAGCGTGACCATTGGTCTCGGCCAAGTCATCAGACGTCTCGGAGACGCCGGCTTCGCCGTTCGAGGGAGGGGCTTCAGAGGATGATCTGGTCTTCACGCGTGCCAACACTGACCTCCGCCGTGCGCGGGACTGAACGTGTGGGAAGATGGGCCGGTGCCGGAGACTTTCCGGCCTGTGTCGATCGTGCCGGATTTCGGGTTTCCGGACTGGCTTGACGGTAGCGATTATACCGGTTGTCGGGGGTCAGTCCCAGGCAGGTTTGTCCTTACCAGCCGCAGACTTCCGTCGATTGCGAAATCCCGCATACAAAGACTAACCCAGAAATGCGCGCGCGGCCGAGATTGTTGTTGGGTTGAACGAGTGGCACGCCTTGCGGCACTGCAACCTTCGGCCCGTCGCCTGGTGGTCATTCCCGCGTCCGCCGGCATTCGATACGACGCCTACCTGTGACCCCAGGAAGGAGCTACCCGCCCATGTATCTTCCCGCCTCGCGTACCCGTCTGCTTTTGGCCGCGGCTGTGATCACACTGGCCGGCGCGATTGATGGCACAGCGACGTCGGCCTCGGACGGCCTGCTCGCACCCCGTCCGCGCTACGACTTGTTTTACAACTACTATGCCGGGCCCAGTGTGAACGGCGGACAGCCCGCCCAGTTGTACGTCTCCCCCCGTCCTACGCCTCCGTTCGTGGGACACACCTACATCACGTACCAGCCCCTGCTGCCGCACGAGTTCATGTACAAGCATTGCCGGGTCTATGCTCGCTACAACGTCACCGACTGTGGCGCCACGAAGACCAAGGTTTGCTGGTGGTAACTTTTGCGGCGGTAGAAGCTCCTTGCCCGACCGTGCCGCGCGGCGGGAAGGAGAGTGGAAAGGATTCCATTGACCCATGACCCGATATTGCACGTTGTTGGCGTTAGTCCTGGCGACTAACGCACTATTGCCTGCTTCGATCGCTGTTGCCATTCATCCGTACGGCTGCCAAGGCAGGTATTGCTGCGGAGCGCCATCGTGTGGCAAGCCGCCATGCTGCTTGTGTTGCCAGGCATACGCAGCCTACCGCGCGAGCCAAACCAACTGGCATGGCAACTACTATGACGTGGCTTGGGGCGGACCGGTGCCGCTCGTATGTCCGCCGAATGCCGGATACCAGACCAAATGGGCTTGGGGTGTAGGCAACACCCAAGTCGTACCGATTAGCCACCAATTCGGGCGTAGTTATCCAGGCCCGGGCGCAGGTGGCGGAGCTGCCTTCCTACCGACACCGATCTGGCCAAATTCCACCGACCAGTTTGGCGTCTACTACGTTCGCGGTCCCTGGTAATCACCAAGACCCGAACGCCTGCCCAGATCATCCCGCCTCGGACGAAACAGGGCGACCCGACCAATATTCCCCGGTCGGGCCGCCCTGTGTTTTTTGACGGCGGACTCCTAAGAGCCGCACGATCTGATTTCCCTCGCCGTTTCTTGGTGCAAGGAATCGGCGATCATGCCGCCTGCGATCACTTCGCCAAGGCGGCTTCGATCGCCTGTACGACTTCCGCCGCGTCTGGCGAGATCTTGGGCGCGAACCGATTGACGACGTTCCCGTCGCGGTCGAGCAGGAACTTTTCGAAGTTCCACTTAATGTCCCCTGCGAAGTTTGGATCGGTCTGCGCCGACGTCAGGAACTTGTACAGCGGGCACTGACCGTCTCCCTTGACCACGACCTTGGAGAACATGTCGAACTTCACGCCGTACTTGGTCGTGCAGAATTCCGAAATCTCGGTATCCGTACCAGGCTCTTGCCCGGCGAATTCATTGGCGGGAAAGCCGAGAATCGCCAGACCCTTGTCGGCGTACTTCTCGTGCAATTTTTCCAAGCTGGTGTACTGAGGGGTAAGGCCGCACTTGCTGGCCACGTTGACGATCAGCACGACCTTGCCCTGATACTTCGACAGGTCGACGGGCTTGCCGTCCAGGCTCTTCATCTGAAAGTCGAGGGCGGGTGCCACTTTTTCTACTCCTTGGACCTGGCCGGCCGGCGCGACAACAATCGCAAAAGCAACCAGCAGGGCCGCCGACAAAGCAATCGTTCGAGGCATGGTGAGATTCTCTCCTTGTTAGGTTGAACAGGCGGGAATACGTCCGCGACCGGTTCGCGGAGCGGGGAAACTGTCTGCCAAGTGGCCGACTAGCGGCCGCGCCGGGCAACGCATTGAACATATACGCAGCCCAACGGAATCGGGATTCGCCAGACGAAAAACTTCCCAATCCCCGAGGGCGTTATGAGTGTAACCCCCCGCCGGGGGTTTGGCCAGCAAACGCCACCATCCGCACGATACCCTGCGAGACCGATCCCGAGACGTGTGAAATTGCCGTTTAGTCCCGCTTCGTTTTCACAAAAAGGACCGCCCGCGTGCTATGTCCTTTTTCTTGTGCTCTGGTAACAAGGTGCTTACCATAGCTTCCAGGCGGCTTTCCTTGCTCTCGTGCCGTAACGGTAATTGGGACGGCCTAACTCCGAGCACGCTACTCACTCCTTCGCATATCGCGATTCGTGCAGGGTGCCGCTGGGCAACCAGCTTGGCCATTTCTTTTGCTTTGGTTGCGTGCCTGATTAATGACTGTCGACGCGCGCGGGCCGCTGCGACAGGCGCCCGAATTTGCCAAGACATGGGGATATTGTGCCGTACCGCAATCTTATTTTCTGCTTGTGCGCCCTGATGTGCATCGACGCCGATGCCACCGCGACAACATTGCAGCTTTACAACGGCAACGACCTGAACGGCTTTACGGTTCACGGACCGGCGACGTGGTCCGGCGCCGGTGGAATCCTGCAGAATACTTCGATTGCCGACGACCAGAGCTACCTGACCTATGACACGCCGCTACCATCGGATTCGTTCTTCTTGCAGGTTCAGGTGGCCGTGCTGGAGGGAATGCGTTTTCGGCTGCACGAAGTGTTCGACCAGCTGTACATCGGAAACGAAGGATTCATTCCCCAGTTCGAGATCTATGGAAGCCAACTGACGAACTCTCAACAGTTGGCGGACGATTCTTACGTTCCCGACGTCTTTTATGCGCTTCGGCTTGAGAAAGATGCTGACGGCGCAGTTCGGCTTTACCAAGACGGCGTGCTGACGCATACCGGCGAGGTGGGGACCTTACCCGACCTCAACATCACGATCCTGGCCGGCGACGGATTTAGCCCAGGCATGATCCAAATTACGTCGCTAATTTACGGCACTCCGGTTCCCGAGCCTGCGGCGGTCGTGTTGGCCGCACTCGGTGGGCTCGCGCTACTCGCGCGTCGCCGTCGGCGCTAACGAGAATCGTGGCGAACGGCGTCAACCTGCGATGCCGGAAGTCGCAGGTATCTGTCCGGGCTGGCCATCAAGACCGCCGGAGGCTTCGAACAGCAGCAATGCCTGGCGAACGGCAGCCACATTGTGAACGCGAACGACCTGCACGCCCTGGCGGGCTAAAGAGAGCGCCACGCCGATGGTTCCGGCCGTGCGGTCGGCTTGCTTGTCGCCAATAATCTTGCCAATAAAGCCCTTACGCGAATGGCCGACTAACACCGGCTGCCCGAGCGTGTGCAGGCTTCCACAGGCGGCCAGCAATGCCAGGCTGTGCGTGTCGGTCTTGCCAAACCCAATGCCGGGATCGACGGCAATTCGTGCGGCGTCGATGCCGGCCGCGACCAGTGCGTCGCGCCGCGTGCGCAGGTAGGCCCTGACTTCGGCCACGACATCGTCGTAGCGCGGATCATCCTGCATGGTTTGCGGAGTGCCGCGCATGTGCATGGCGCAAATCCCGGCGCCGGTCTCCAACGCCAGCGGCACCATGTCCGGATCGCCTGTTAACGCCGTAATGTCGTTGACGATTTCGGCGCCGGCCGCCAATGACTCGCGCGCCACAAGCGCCTTCCAGGTATCGATCGACACAGGGACGCTCGTCGCTTCTGCCACGGCGCTCACGACGGGCAGCACGCGCCGCAGCTCTTCGCGCGCGTCGATCGGTGCGGCATAAGGGCGCGAGCTCTCGCCGCCCATGTCGAGCAGGTCCGCTCCGTCGGCAGCCAATTGCAAAGCATGGTCGACTGCGGCGCTCGTCGCGAGAAACTGTCCGCCGTCCGAGAAGCTATCGGGCGTTACATTGACGATGCCCATCACCAGCGGACGCAGCGGTAAGCCGAGCATCCGTGACTTCAATCGCCAGCTTCGGGCGCGGCCGGGAATTTGGCCAGGATAGACGGGCGAAGGATCGGCGTTCATCACGCCGAGCTTACCACGGCGTCTCCATCATGGAAACGACCTGATATGCGATCCGGGTGATCACGTCTTGCTGTCCAGTGGCGATCGACTGGCCGACTTCCGGAACGACGCTGGACGTTTGGTTCAGATTCGCCACCGTGCCAGGGAGCGGCACTTTTTGCGATTGGGCCAACAGTGCGCCCTGGCGGTCGAGCCAGGTGACCTCGATGAAGAATTCGATCTGGGATTCGCGCGGCTCGTCCGTCGGGGCCTCGACGATGATCCGCTTGGTGTCGTTGAGCAGCCGTCCCGAGAGGACGCTGTCGGCGTTGGGATTGTTGACGACTTTGTACTTGGTGCGTTTCTCGATTTCCTTGCACACGGATTCGGTAATCCGCTCGGCTAGGTCCTTGCGGTAGCTGTCCGATTGGAACATCGGAACGTAGATGGTCTGGATATCGCTTGGGAAGAGCGATTCCGAACCAAAACGATATTGCGCACAACCGCATACCACCGTACACAGCAAGACAGCTGCCCACGCCCGCCGCGATTTGTGGCGGCTACTGCCGGCGGCGACATCCTGGGGCAATATGGCGTGAGAAATCATCGCTGATCCTGTGGCTGGCGAGCCACGGCCGAAGGTCCTTGCGGTGCGGTCGTCGGCGGTTGGCCGGCCATGAACGGCTGGTCTGGCGCCGTCGGTGGTGAGCCGGCGGGCGCCGCGGGGTTGCCCGCAGGCGCGGGCGCGACCGGCGCACGGCGGAACTTGGAGGCGATCCACTCGATTTCGTTCTTCGGGTCTTGCGGCTTGTCTTTAACCTCCTCGATGCGATTCTTGGCCAGATCGGCGAACTTGCTTTGTGGGTATTGCTTGACGACTTCGTTGTAGTAGTACTTAGCGGCCGTGTAATGTCGCGTCGTGTGATAGAACTCGCCCAACGACCAATCACGTTCCGCAAGCTGAGCGTCGATGTTCCTCAGCGTCTGTTGAATATTTTCGCGTTCGTTCGGCACTTGCGCGGCAAATTGCGTTTGCAGCAGATGGCCCAGCTTCTTGGCATCCTGTAGCGGCTTGGCATCGTAATGCGGGCCTTGATACGAACGGAGCTTGGACTGCATGCCCAGCAAAATGGCCTGAGCCTGGAATTCGCTTTGCGGAAACTCGGTCCGCATCAGGTCGTAATGGTACGCCGCGTCTTCCCAGCGCCCCTTGAGAAAAAGGGTGTTGGCCGTTGCCATCGTGGCATCGTCGGCCAATGGTCCGGTGGGGTCGTCCATGCGGATGCTTTCGTAGATGGCCACCGTGTTGCTAGTAGTATCCCAAAAGGGCATCGACTTGTCTTTGAAATTGAACGTCGAAACCGGGTTCTCCTTGTCACGTTGCTCCCAATAGCGACCGATGGCAAATCGTCGTTTGACGATCATGTCGAGGTAGCGCGAGTTCTCGTATTTCTTGATCAACTTCGTATAGGAATTGCTCGCCCTCGGATAGCGATCGAGTTGATAGTAGGATTCGCCGATCATGTACAAAGCGTCTTCCTGCAGCGGCGAATCGGGCCAGCGGTC
It encodes the following:
- a CDS encoding tetratricopeptide repeat protein is translated as MHGVFHKYLTALLVVALCALCGCTSTKQITSVEGPLTPYSPVAANPAAAAAPATTTATTPGPYNYDPADVDPTLLDKEPPKLNWFERMTEATAPKRVGEKFKILSGRGPDEEIARHNYNEADLAFREGNYEEALKRYKVAADRWPDSPLQEDALYMIGESYYQLDRYPRASNSYTKLIKKYENSRYLDMIVKRRFAIGRYWEQRDKENPVSTFNFKDKSMPFWDTTSNTVAIYESIRMDDPTGPLADDATMATANTLFLKGRWEDAAYHYDLMRTEFPQSEFQAQAILLGMQSKLRSYQGPHYDAKPLQDAKKLGHLLQTQFAAQVPNERENIQQTLRNIDAQLAERDWSLGEFYHTTRHYTAAKYYYNEVVKQYPQSKFADLAKNRIEEVKDKPQDPKNEIEWIASKFRRAPVAPAPAGNPAAPAGSPPTAPDQPFMAGQPPTTAPQGPSAVARQPQDQR
- a CDS encoding glutathione peroxidase, whose product is MPRTIALSAALLVAFAIVVAPAGQVQGVEKVAPALDFQMKSLDGKPVDLSKYQGKVVLIVNVASKCGLTPQYTSLEKLHEKYADKGLAILGFPANEFAGQEPGTDTEISEFCTTKYGVKFDMFSKVVVKGDGQCPLYKFLTSAQTDPNFAGDIKWNFEKFLLDRDGNVVNRFAPKISPDAAEVVQAIEAALAK
- a CDS encoding LptE family protein; the protein is MISHAILPQDVAAGSSRHKSRRAWAAVLLCTVVCGCAQYRFGSESLFPSDIQTIYVPMFQSDSYRKDLAERITESVCKEIEKRTKYKVVNNPNADSVLSGRLLNDTKRIIVEAPTDEPRESQIEFFIEVTWLDRQGALLAQSQKVPLPGTVANLNQTSSVVPEVGQSIATGQQDVITRIAYQVVSMMETPW
- the folP gene encoding dihydropteroate synthase, which produces MNADPSPVYPGQIPGRARSWRLKSRMLGLPLRPLVMGIVNVTPDSFSDGGQFLATSAAVDHALQLAADGADLLDMGGESSRPYAAPIDAREELRRVLPVVSAVAEATSVPVSIDTWKALVARESLAAGAEIVNDITALTGDPDMVPLALETGAGICAMHMRGTPQTMQDDPRYDDVVAEVRAYLRTRRDALVAAGIDAARIAVDPGIGFGKTDTHSLALLAACGSLHTLGQPVLVGHSRKGFIGKIIGDKQADRTAGTIGVALSLARQGVQVVRVHNVAAVRQALLLFEASGGLDGQPGQIPATSGIAG
- a CDS encoding DNA topoisomerase VI subunit B, giving the protein MKTRSSSEAPPSNGEAGVSETSDDLAETNGHAAEAPTSNGRAAKPAGGRRRATAESMAASQRDISVSEFFAKNRHLLGFDNPRKALLTTVKEAVDNSLDACEEAGILPEVWVHIEQTGPTRFKVGIQDNGPGILKAQIANIFGKLLYGSKFHRLRMSRGQQGIGISAAGMYGVLTTGKPVKIISKVSQRKPAHYFEIQIDTKKNKPEILNGKGEGVDIPPGETGKKVIEKHGIEWIEQDNGTRVTIELEARYTRGRGSVDDYLEQTAISNPHATLHYLDPEGQSHDYVRSSEALPVEPKEIKPHPYGIELGMLGTMLKDTKVPTLSQFLTGSFSRVSSSVARKICETAKVSVRAHPHKIGRHESDSLFQAIQQTKISAPATDCLSPIGEDRLLKGLHHVVPAEFYVAFTRPPAVYRGNPFQIEVGLAYGGASTAQKVPLETLTELLAESDARTLRQFLINTFSGFGADAADRTLAEAGLGTRVTPGKLKAKDIAHLHETLRSVNVEDGQTMNVLRYANRVPLQFQPAACAITQSILQMNWRSYGLSQSRGSLPSGPVTVMIHMASVWVPFTSESKEAVAGYPEIQKELRLALQSVGRKLGMYMRRRLRVKQEGERRNIFLRYLGEVAQAVETINGADKQTLYEQLVAVAKKKTAEADVTLDERGKAVVEDQEEDFGANVLIVEPKGLTAGATPAAPPAAAAPADGPAAASDKPKKRK
- a CDS encoding DNA topoisomerase IV subunit A — encoded protein: MAKRPARRTAGATTTAKSVSLNERDKKTMGQLVGMADVVAQSAERKRDPHLDIPARALSNVRYNKSKRFLEMGSNTNRRQLFNLSQAKAYMQTMLVASGCKQLIDQGKTTSLRGLFYLNKHTIEGVKEETFDEQSESDTIIEDVEVAIDALREELHLYAEKRGDMVGPITLIDKGDEIDCSRMGSGGYSIPSIVEPEVIQFKKCEAKFILHVEKGTVWQRFNEDKFWKKHNCLLTHGAGQPTRGVRRMLYRLHNELKLPIYCLLDNDPWGYYIYSVLKQGSINLAFESKRMAIPDARYLGLRSIDFERCQLSNSVKINLNDNDRKRAKQIAEYPWFANKKSWQKEIGRMLDNGFKLEVESLISKNISYVSEEYVPARLADQDWLD
- a CDS encoding PEP-CTERM sorting domain-containing protein, which produces MCIDADATATTLQLYNGNDLNGFTVHGPATWSGAGGILQNTSIADDQSYLTYDTPLPSDSFFLQVQVAVLEGMRFRLHEVFDQLYIGNEGFIPQFEIYGSQLTNSQQLADDSYVPDVFYALRLEKDADGAVRLYQDGVLTHTGEVGTLPDLNITILAGDGFSPGMIQITSLIYGTPVPEPAAVVLAALGGLALLARRRRR